The Agromyces mariniharenae genome includes a window with the following:
- a CDS encoding NADPH-dependent F420 reductase gives MDVTDRPVIGIFGAGKVGTALARLLVASGYEVRITGSPRQTALDLLVSVVAPGARVLPPAELVAEADVIIVAVPFGKAGTVPWEDFGDKVVVDAMNYWPPVDGHIDSVDADERSTSEINAARNPLARVVKSLNHLGYHEMEDDSMDAGSPLRRAIAVVGDDPEARAVLARIIDDIGFDAVDGGPLAAGRALEPGHPAFGRELSSTELSALLAPAAHLAA, from the coding sequence GTGGACGTGACGGACCGGCCGGTCATCGGCATCTTCGGTGCGGGGAAGGTGGGCACCGCGCTCGCCCGACTCCTCGTGGCATCCGGGTACGAGGTCCGCATCACGGGCTCGCCGCGGCAGACCGCGCTCGACCTGCTCGTCTCGGTGGTCGCTCCCGGCGCCCGCGTGCTCCCGCCCGCCGAGCTCGTGGCCGAGGCCGACGTCATCATCGTCGCCGTGCCGTTCGGCAAGGCCGGCACGGTGCCGTGGGAGGACTTCGGCGACAAGGTCGTCGTCGACGCCATGAACTACTGGCCGCCGGTCGACGGCCACATCGACTCGGTCGACGCCGACGAGCGCTCGACGAGCGAGATCAACGCGGCCAGGAACCCGCTGGCGCGCGTCGTGAAGTCGCTGAACCACCTCGGCTACCACGAGATGGAGGACGACAGCATGGACGCGGGGTCGCCCCTGCGCCGTGCCATCGCCGTGGTCGGCGACGACCCCGAGGCGCGTGCCGTGCTCGCGCGCATCATCGACGACATCGGCTTCGACGCCGTCGACGGCGGTCCGCTCGCCGCCGGCCGGGCGCTCGAACCGGGGCATCCGGCGTTCGGTCGCGAGCTCTCGTCGACCGAGCTCTCGGCGCTGCTCGCGCCCGCCGCGCACCTCGCGGCCTGA